One Mycobacteroides abscessus ATCC 19977 genomic window carries:
- a CDS encoding WhiB family transcriptional regulator: protein MPQPQQLPGPNADIWDWQMKGVCRGVDSSVFFHPDGERGRARAQREMKAKEMCRACPVLVQCRAHALAVAEPYGIWGGLSESERELILRRGVRRTA, encoded by the coding sequence ATGCCGCAGCCACAGCAATTGCCTGGGCCCAACGCAGATATTTGGGATTGGCAGATGAAGGGTGTTTGCCGAGGAGTCGATTCGTCGGTGTTCTTCCATCCCGACGGTGAACGCGGCCGCGCCCGCGCACAGCGTGAGATGAAGGCCAAGGAGATGTGCCGGGCCTGCCCGGTGCTGGTGCAGTGCCGCGCACACGCACTGGCTGTCGCCGAGCCGTACGGAATCTGGGGCGGGCTCTCCGAGTCTGAACGTGAACTGATTCTGCGCCGCGGAGTACGTCGTACCGCGTAA
- a CDS encoding anti-sigma-D factor RsdA — protein sequence MADGRGWFPGQGGWQENEGPEDLAALRRTNRMIDAIAADLPVATSDSDEYAVAMMLAAWREDVGREPMPAKPTLGQARNALRDRGGRSRMLATTVGSAAAVTLLFGGFGAAVYQSHPGDALYGLRTSLFGAPPAVRTDPVVLSAQTELAQVEKLISQGDWEEAQQQLGVAAARVNEVGDAQQKAELASRVQQAEVRIDAKDPQATVPPEMVTETPRIMLSPPSIAPITSTTTTSTTSTTSASTTTSDSTSASTSTTETSGSASPSTSSSTSTSATASTSVTSVPTSTPTTVTITTTPPSSAATITSTPASATETTTAPSVSTAPTTSVPGVTASTTVPPTASIVTVPTTPEGVTIVTTRPGVVNTPVITAPTTIEAPVPITRTPDNPAPAYQAPVNSPGSGNLHGYPGSGGNAGSGSDGPSRHMPAMTSVPVAPANPGSGSANQGSGSGSHTDE from the coding sequence GTGGCTGATGGACGCGGATGGTTCCCCGGCCAGGGTGGCTGGCAAGAGAACGAGGGACCGGAGGATCTGGCCGCACTGCGGCGCACCAACCGGATGATCGACGCCATCGCGGCGGATCTGCCGGTGGCCACCTCCGATTCGGACGAGTACGCCGTGGCGATGATGCTGGCGGCGTGGCGCGAGGACGTGGGGCGCGAGCCGATGCCTGCCAAACCCACACTCGGGCAAGCGCGTAACGCATTGCGCGATCGCGGCGGCCGGTCACGGATGCTGGCCACAACAGTCGGCTCGGCGGCCGCGGTAACCCTGTTGTTCGGCGGGTTCGGTGCCGCCGTCTACCAGTCGCATCCCGGTGATGCCCTCTACGGGCTGCGCACGTCGCTGTTCGGGGCGCCCCCGGCGGTGCGTACCGATCCGGTGGTGCTGTCGGCGCAGACCGAGCTCGCGCAGGTGGAAAAGCTTATTTCCCAAGGGGATTGGGAAGAGGCGCAGCAGCAACTGGGGGTGGCTGCCGCGCGCGTCAACGAGGTCGGCGACGCCCAGCAGAAGGCCGAGCTGGCCAGCCGTGTGCAGCAGGCGGAAGTCAGGATCGACGCCAAGGATCCGCAGGCGACGGTACCGCCGGAGATGGTGACCGAGACACCGCGAATCATGTTGTCGCCGCCATCGATTGCGCCCATCACCAGCACAACCACCACCTCGACCACGTCAACGACGTCGGCATCGACCACCACATCCGACAGCACGTCCGCGTCCACATCCACGACCGAAACAAGCGGGTCGGCGTCGCCGAGCACGTCCAGCTCCACGTCGACGAGCGCGACGGCGTCGACGAGCGTGACGTCCGTGCCGACGTCCACACCGACCACCGTCACGATCACTACGACGCCGCCCAGCTCGGCCGCCACGATCACCTCGACCCCGGCTAGCGCGACGGAGACGACGACCGCTCCGTCCGTGTCCACCGCACCGACCACGTCCGTACCGGGAGTGACGGCAAGCACCACAGTGCCGCCGACGGCGTCCATCGTGACGGTCCCCACGACTCCGGAAGGGGTGACCATCGTCACCACTCGGCCCGGCGTGGTCAACACTCCCGTGATCACCGCGCCGACGACGATCGAAGCGCCGGTGCCGATTACCCGCACCCCCGACAATCCGGCGCCGGCGTATCAGGCCCCCGTCAACAGCCCGGGGTCGGGGAACCTGCACGGGTATCCGGGCAGTGGCGGAAACGCGGGGTCGGGGTCGGACGGACCGTCACGGCACATGCCGGCAATGACGTCGGTTCCGGTCGCACCGGCCAACCCGGGGAGTGGGTCGGCGAATCAGGGCAGCGGATCGGGTTCGCACACCGACGAGTAG
- the groL gene encoding chaperonin GroEL (60 kDa chaperone family; promotes refolding of misfolded polypeptides especially under stressful conditions; forms two stacked rings of heptamers to form a barrel-shaped 14mer; ends can be capped by GroES; misfolded proteins enter the barrel where they are refolded when GroES binds), which produces MSKLIEFNETARRALEAGVNKLADAVKVTLGPRGRHVVLAKAFGGPAVTNDGVTIARDIDLEDPFENLGAQLVKSVATKTNDVAGDGTTTATVLAQALVRAGLRNVAAGANPIALGAGISRAADAVSERLLTVAAPVAGEHAIAQVATVSSRDPEIGELVGEAMTKVGGDGVVSVEESSTINTELVITDGVQFDKGYLSQYFVTDFDDQKAVLEDALVLLHRDKISSLPDLLPLLELVAKEGKPLLIVAEDVEGEPLSTLVVNAIRKTLKAVAVKAPFFGDRRKAFLEDLAIVTNAQVVNPDVGLSLREVGIEVLGTARRVVVSKDETVIVDGGGSEDAIKARVAQLKAEIETTDSDWDREKLQERLAKLAGGVAVIKVGAPTDTALKERKHRVEDAVSAAKAAVEEGIVAGGGSALVQARSALDGLRAELKGDEAKGVDVFEAALSAPLFWIATNAGLDGAVVVSKVAELDAGHGFNAATLEYGDLIADGVIDPVKVTRSAVINAASAARMILTTETSIVDKPAEEADHGHGHHGHAH; this is translated from the coding sequence ATGAGCAAGCTGATCGAATTCAACGAGACCGCGCGCCGCGCCCTGGAAGCCGGGGTCAACAAGCTGGCCGACGCGGTCAAGGTCACGCTCGGTCCCCGCGGACGGCACGTGGTGCTGGCCAAGGCATTCGGCGGTCCCGCCGTGACCAACGACGGTGTCACCATCGCTCGTGACATCGACCTGGAAGACCCGTTCGAGAACCTGGGCGCCCAGCTGGTCAAGTCGGTGGCGACCAAGACCAACGACGTTGCCGGTGACGGCACCACCACCGCCACCGTGCTGGCTCAGGCACTGGTCAGAGCCGGCCTGCGCAACGTGGCCGCGGGTGCCAACCCGATCGCCCTCGGTGCCGGTATCTCCCGGGCCGCCGACGCGGTGTCCGAGCGGCTGCTGACGGTCGCCGCGCCGGTTGCCGGCGAGCACGCCATTGCGCAGGTGGCCACCGTATCTTCGCGCGATCCCGAGATCGGCGAGCTGGTCGGCGAGGCCATGACCAAGGTGGGTGGCGACGGTGTCGTTAGCGTCGAGGAGTCCTCGACCATCAACACCGAGCTGGTCATCACCGACGGTGTGCAGTTCGACAAGGGCTATCTGTCGCAGTACTTCGTGACCGACTTCGACGACCAGAAGGCGGTTCTGGAGGACGCACTGGTGCTGCTGCATCGCGACAAGATCAGCTCGCTGCCCGACCTGCTTCCGCTGCTGGAACTGGTGGCCAAGGAAGGCAAGCCGCTACTGATCGTGGCCGAAGACGTGGAGGGTGAGCCACTGTCGACCCTGGTGGTCAACGCGATTCGCAAGACCCTCAAGGCCGTCGCCGTCAAGGCGCCGTTCTTCGGTGACCGCCGCAAGGCATTCCTGGAGGACCTGGCCATCGTCACCAACGCCCAGGTGGTCAACCCGGATGTGGGGCTGTCGCTGCGTGAGGTGGGTATCGAGGTGCTGGGCACCGCCCGCCGCGTCGTGGTGAGCAAGGACGAGACGGTCATCGTCGACGGTGGCGGTTCCGAGGACGCCATCAAGGCACGTGTCGCCCAGTTGAAGGCGGAGATCGAAACCACCGACTCGGACTGGGACCGCGAGAAGCTGCAGGAGCGTCTGGCCAAGCTGGCCGGCGGCGTTGCCGTGATCAAGGTGGGCGCCCCCACCGACACCGCCCTCAAGGAGCGCAAGCATCGCGTCGAGGACGCCGTCTCGGCGGCCAAGGCCGCCGTGGAAGAGGGCATTGTGGCCGGTGGCGGTAGCGCCCTGGTGCAGGCCCGTTCGGCGCTGGACGGTCTGCGTGCCGAACTGAAGGGTGACGAGGCCAAGGGTGTCGACGTGTTCGAGGCCGCGTTGTCCGCTCCGCTGTTCTGGATTGCCACCAACGCCGGCCTGGATGGTGCCGTGGTGGTGAGCAAGGTGGCCGAGCTGGACGCCGGGCACGGCTTCAACGCGGCGACGCTGGAGTACGGCGACCTGATTGCCGATGGCGTCATCGATCCGGTGAAGGTGACTCGCTCGGCCGTCATCAACGCGGCATCGGCGGCTCGCATGATCCTGACGACCGAGACCAGCATCGTGGACAAGCCTGCCGAAGAGGCCGACCACGGGCACGGCCACCACGGTCACGCCCACTAG
- a CDS encoding DUF4333 domain-containing protein, producing MSRLAALALAGVLLSGCEAHFSLGSSSPELAKAKLEAGLKDAITEKTGVTLTSVSCDGPLKGEKGATQRCAVIDGEGKTIGVTVTATGVEGTKISFNWKVDDQPASTST from the coding sequence ATGTCGCGGTTGGCCGCGCTCGCTCTGGCCGGGGTGCTGCTCTCGGGTTGCGAGGCCCATTTCAGTCTGGGGTCATCGTCCCCTGAACTCGCCAAGGCCAAGCTGGAGGCCGGGCTCAAGGACGCGATCACCGAGAAGACCGGTGTCACGCTCACCAGCGTCAGCTGTGACGGGCCGTTGAAGGGGGAGAAGGGTGCCACACAGCGCTGCGCCGTCATCGACGGCGAGGGTAAGACGATCGGTGTCACCGTGACGGCGACCGGTGTCGAGGGAACGAAGATCTCCTTCAACTGGAAGGTCGACGACCAACCGGCCAGCACCAGCACATAA
- a CDS encoding sigma-70 family RNA polymerase sigma factor, translating to MTSTESGLDDVVAAAVRGDRDALSEVLSAIRPVVVRYCRARVGTAERSGLSADDVAQEVCLAVIAALPRYQDQGRPFLAFVYGIAAHKVADAHRAMARDKSDPAENLPEQVDRHAGPEQEALNSESSRRMQALLEVLPEKQREILILRVVVGLSAEETADAVGSSAGAVRVAQHRALQKLKAEMTRAGDYRG from the coding sequence ATGACAAGTACGGAGAGCGGGCTCGACGACGTCGTTGCTGCTGCCGTCAGAGGCGATCGCGACGCGCTTTCCGAGGTACTTAGTGCCATCCGGCCCGTCGTGGTGCGATATTGCCGCGCTCGAGTCGGAACGGCGGAAAGAAGTGGTCTCTCCGCAGACGACGTAGCGCAGGAGGTGTGTCTCGCGGTGATCGCAGCGCTGCCTCGCTACCAAGATCAGGGACGCCCGTTCCTGGCATTTGTGTACGGCATCGCCGCGCACAAGGTAGCCGACGCGCATCGTGCGATGGCTCGGGATAAGTCCGATCCCGCCGAGAACCTTCCCGAGCAGGTGGACCGCCATGCGGGGCCCGAGCAGGAGGCGCTGAACTCCGAATCGTCGCGGCGCATGCAAGCGCTGCTGGAAGTACTGCCCGAGAAGCAACGCGAAATCCTGATCTTGCGCGTCGTGGTGGGCCTCTCGGCGGAAGAAACCGCCGATGCGGTCGGTAGTAGCGCGGGCGCGGTACGGGTGGCGCAGCACCGGGCACTTCAGAAACTCAAGGCCGAGATGACTCGGGCGGGTGATTACCGTGGCTGA